A single bacterium DNA region contains:
- a CDS encoding nucleotidyltransferase, with protein MKNVIKMLNELKDKELIKDYAIGGAIATLRWTEPFFTRDLDVFIVFEQKESEDKLIILSPIYDYFENKGYLWEGQWIVIDGVPVDFIPVNGLEKEAVDNAKEAEFETIKTKVITPEYLITLFLNAGRDKDMRKIQMLLEQAPIDRNKLNDILDRYSLKEKLWKTIK; from the coding sequence ATGAAAAATGTAATTAAAATGCTAAATGAATTAAAAGACAAGGAGCTAATAAAGGATTATGCTATTGGTGGAGCAATAGCGACATTAAGGTGGACTGAGCCTTTTTTTACGCGTGATTTAGATGTATTTATTGTTTTTGAACAAAAAGAAAGTGAAGATAAATTAATTATTCTCTCACCAATTTATGATTATTTCGAGAATAAAGGTTATTTGTGGGAAGGTCAATGGATAGTTATAGATGGAGTCCCTGTTGATTTTATTCCAGTAAATGGGCTTGAAAAAGAGGCAGTGGACAATGCGAAAGAAGCGGAATTTGAGACCATAAAAACAAAAGTAATAACACCTGAATATTTAATTACATTGTTTTTAAATGCAGGCAGAGATAAAGATATGAGAAAGATTCAAATGCTTTTGGAACAAGCGCCAATAGATAGAAATAAACTTAATGATATACTAGATAGATATAGTTTAAAAGAGAAATTATGGAAGACAATAAAATAA
- a CDS encoding site-2 protease family protein, with the protein MGLIIYIAVLLFSVVIHEVSHGFVADRCGDHTARLSGRLTLNPVAHLDPIGSILVPLFAFITHIPVPAWAKPVPVNPYNLNNPKIDMVKVALAGPFSNIGLAIISSIILRFPFIPAFSYLEHILFCFVIANFLLAFFNLIPIPPLDGSRIIAYLLPSYTSFRVSFLEPFGFIFLILLLSFGFLDFIVKIALQLSYLGVGERIFHFHL; encoded by the coding sequence ATGGGCTTAATTATTTACATTGCTGTTTTGCTTTTTTCTGTGGTTATCCACGAGGTAAGCCATGGTTTTGTGGCTGATAGATGTGGAGACCATACAGCAAGGCTTTCTGGAAGGCTTACCTTAAATCCAGTTGCACACCTTGACCCAATTGGTTCTATATTAGTCCCCCTATTTGCTTTTATAACACATATCCCTGTTCCAGCATGGGCAAAGCCTGTTCCTGTAAATCCTTACAACCTTAATAATCCAAAAATTGATATGGTTAAGGTTGCTTTGGCAGGTCCTTTTTCAAATATAGGGCTTGCCATTATTTCATCTATTATTTTAAGGTTTCCATTTATTCCAGCTTTTTCATACCTTGAACACATCCTTTTTTGCTTTGTAATAGCAAATTTTCTTTTGGCATTTTTCAATCTTATTCCCATACCACCTCTTGATGGCTCAAGGATTATAGCTTACCTCCTACCATCTTACACCTCCTTCAGGGTAAGTTTCCTTGAGCCTTTTGGCTTTATTTTTCTTATATTATTGTTAAGCTTTGGCTTTCTTGATTTTATTGTAAAAATAGCCTTACAGCTTTCATATCTTGGGGTGGGAGAGCGGATTTTTCATTTTCATTTATGA